GGCCACATTCACAGAAACTGCACAGCAGCTGGGCATCTGTCTAGAGTATTCTGTATCTTTCTTTAGAACAGATCCATATGTCAAAATACAAAGGATAATTGACATTATAAAGGCTTCAACCTCCAAGGTGATTGTTACATTCCTTGCCCGTGCAGATTTTCATGTGCTGCTACGAGAGTTTTCATACCATAACTTGTCTGGGTATCAGTGGATAGGCAGTGAGACTTGGATATTTGATTCACGAACAGCAGAAATGGACACACATCACATACTGGATGGTGCCATAGGTCTTTCCATCCCTAAAGCACATGTCACAGGCCTGAGAGAGTTCATACTGAATGAGAAGCCGCTGAATTCATCTAATAACGAACTGTTTACTGAGTTCTGGGAGACATTATTTAGTTGTAAGTTTAAGGAGTTATCATCAGATATTCAGAAAGAGTGTACTGGGCATGAAGATGTGACTGGAGTTCAAAATAGCTTCATTGACATGTCTCTCATGCCTCTCTTTAACAATGTCTACAAAGGAGTGTATGCAGTGGCCCATGCACTTCACAATATCCTCAGCTGTAATAAAACATGTAACAGAAATGTGCAGCTAGATCCGTTCACGGTGAGCTTTTTactaattatttaaaaattatgttttagttaaaaatatttacaagAACTTCATTTTGCAGTTCTTCTGTATATTTTCAGTCAGTAGGTGTGGAAAATCTTTGTCACGCAATGAATCAAGTCATAACATATTCCTTAGGTTCTGCAACACATACGAAAGATCCATTTCACAACTAAGGAAGGAGATGAGGTTCACTTTAATGAGAATGGAGATCCAGCAGCAAAGTATGAAATTATAAACTGGCAGCCAAAAGAAAACGGCGTTGTGGAGTTTGTCACAGTTGGTCTTCATAATCCATCATTAGTTGCAGAAAAGCAGCTAAATCTGCAAAACAAGTCTTTGATTTGGGCAAGAAACTCAAAGCAGGTAAGCTATCATacaatttcattgtttttatgtttttcttctgtttttgattttatacatatgtacatactttgtttattttggttttgaGGTTTTGATTTTGGTTAATCGGGTTTTTTTTGACTGAGAACATCaaagagacatttttttctCAATGTCTATGCACAATTAAATTTTTTTGATCATGCAGGTGCCTGTGTCAGTTTGCAGTGAGAAATGTCCCCCAGGAACACGCAAGGTTCTCCAGAAAGGAAGGCCTGTTTGCTGCTATGACTGTATAAGATGTGCAGAGGGAGAAATCAGCAACGTTACAGGTGTGGTGATATTTCATTTTAACTTTGGTGTTTTGCAAAGCAATGCTACATATGTAGGAAGGCCATACAAGAACTATTTAATcattttgattaatgttttcatGCAGAGATAATCTCCATCTAGAATGCCTgattaaaatatttgaaaatatttaacTCATTGCCACAGATTAGTATATCTGCTTGCACTTTCTATTACAGCTTGGTTATAAAGTGATAACCACATAACATCAAAGGTTATCATGGTAGCAACATTGATAACAGTAAAGTAATATTATTCTGGAATTTATGTTATTGAATCATAAGGGCTCAAGAATTAGGTGTAATACTGTAGAAATACAGCTCAGTAATAGAGTGGTAATAGTAGGGTAACAGGGCAGTTTCGAAGTAATAACTACTGAATTACCACTGAATTACTACCCTACTACCACTTTAGTACTGAGCTGTAATAAAACGTGCTACCTTATATACAAGCTAGTCCAACTTCGTGCTACCTCCTTCCCCTGTGGGTGGTCTATGCTTCAAGTTCGGGTCCTCTACAGGACGTGTGGGGCTTGAgagtcctgcgcagtatctgtGCTGTTcttaggactgcgctcttctggacagagatctcggatGTTGTTCTGGCATCTGCTGGAACCACTtacctagcttgggagtcactgcacctagcactccgattaccactgggaccactgttaccttcaccctccgcgtcttcttgagctcttctctgatcccttggtacttctccagtttctcgtgttccttacaatacaatacaatacaattttatttatatagcacatttaaaaccaatggtagaccaaagtgcttcacaataatgCAATAAGTCATTGATataaaacattaacaaagtacaaaaacaagCACAAGTACTAATACTAACAGATAGGAAGCACTAATTAAACCAGGAGTGTGGGCTAAATAAAATAGATATCGGGCCTCAGTTCAGAGATAGGGTcaattcaaaatataaaatattatctAGGAGAATCAGGAATAATGCAGTAAAAGGTTAAAATAGATGAGATAAGAGCACTAGCTAGTGGGGAATGCCAAATTAAATAGGTACGTTTTCAACCATGTTTTAAAAGATTGAATAGAGTCCAAGGCACGAATAGGAACAGGAAGACTATTCCAGAGGCTCGGTGCAGCTGAGACAAAAGCACGATCGCCCCTGGTCTTCAGGCGGGACCTAGGTTGGACCAGGAGTAGTTGACCAGATGATCTTAATGCTTGAATAGGAGTATACAAGCTAAGAAGGTCGACAAGATTGTTAGGCGCaacattatttaaaattttaaaggtaagcaacaagattttaaaatcaatacagTATTTAATGGGTAGCCAATGTAAGTCAGCAAGAACTGGAGTAATGGAAGCAAATTTTCGGGTTCGGGTTGGAGACGAGCCGCAGCATTTTGAACAAGCTGAAGTCTATGAAGGTGCACGGATTGAAGACCAAAGTAAAGGGAATTTGCAGTAGTCTAATCTGGAAGTCACAAAAGTGTGGATAAGTTTTTCAAGATCGTTGCACGGTATAAAATGTTTGGCTTTAGCGATTTGGTGCAATTGATAAAAGCCAGATTTGACTACTGAGGACACTTGTTTATCGAGCTTAAATGAAATGTCCAGGAAAACACCTAGATTGCTTACAGTGTCAGAGAGGAAGATGGCAAGGGGGCCAAATAGAAAGGCTAACTGGTCCCGAGGGATATGACTATCAAACACCACAAtctcagttttcttttcattcaaaataagAAAATTGTCTGACAGCCAATCTTTGACCTCTTTCATGCAATCTAACAAGCAGTCCAGTGAAAACGTCAAATCATCAGTCAATTGaaaataaatttgaatgtcGTCAGCATAACAGTGGTAAGAGATAGAGCCCAGAGGTAGCaggtacaaagaaaacaacaaagggCCCAGCACAGACCCTTGGGGCACACCACAACAAAGAGGAGCCATGGTGGATGAATAACATCCCATCTTCACAGAAAAAGACCTTAAACCAGTTAAGGGCAGAACCCTTAAtgcctacagcatgttctagcTTCTTTAAAAGAATATTATGGTCCACCATGTCAAAAGCTAAAGACAAGtccaataaaattaaaacggcaGGGCGACCTGAGTCAGTAATTAAAAGAAGATCGGTGAAGACCCTCAGCAGAGCCGTTTCAGTACTGCAGCGtagtttaaaaccagactgaaatttGTCACTAATATTTGTGTTTAAGTAGGCCTGTAGTTGCAAAAAGACAATTTTCTCTAATACTTTAGATAAGAACGGGAGTTTGGAGATCGGTCTATAGTTTGCAAGATCATTCTGGTCAaggatgggttttttttagaaCAGGTTGCACTATTGTGTGTTTAAAAGCAGTTGGGAGACAGCCCACCAGTACTGATAGGTCCATCAAAGATAGAATATAAGGCCCCATTACATCAAAACCATCCTTAATAATGCAGGAGGGGAGAATGTCATGTACAGAATTTGAACTTCTCAGCTGTGCAATTAATCTCTTGAGGGTGGAGAGTGAGATTGGCTCAAACTGATAAAAAGTCGACAGACATCTTGAAGTAGGAAGAGGATTCACCACAGAAGGGTGTAAAAGTGAGGCCCTTAACAATAcaatttttcttgtaaaatgatttaaaaattgcTCACAGAGAGCTGGGGAGGCCAAATCCAACATTCCAGGACAAGGATTGATCACAGAGTTAAAGATCTTGAACAGGATTCGGGGGTTATAGCTATTAGTCATAATAATATCCGACAGGAAAGACGCTTTAGCTGTCTTAACAGAGTCCTGGTATATAGAGCGGTTCCTATGTAGAGTGTCAAGGGATACCTGAAGATTGTCTTTTTTCCACTTCCTCTCAGTTGGACGAAAGATACGTCGTAAGGCTTGTATAGAGTCATTTAACCAAGGTTAAGATGAAGATCTGGGACTTTTCAACTTTACTGGGGCCACTGTGTCCAGAATAGAGGAGCATGTGGACAACATAGAATTAACAACATCATCAACCAAGGGGGGTGTATAACATCTAGTGCTATCAGGACGCTATGTCTATCACTACAGCTGTCTTCTTATGCTTCTCTACCACTACAATGTCAGGTTCGTTAGCCATctccattttgtccgtctgtatctgaaAGCCCCACTCGGTCATTCTTGAGGGGGTTTCTCCCAATTTGACCTTTGGACTTGCAGGCcatactcagcacagatgtttctgtatattatgccagccacttggttattgtgttccatgtatgccctgccagctagcaacttgcatcctgctgttatgtgctggattgtctcaggggcatctttacacaagTTGCACCtgggggtcttgcctggtgtgatagaccccagcctctatggatcttgtgctcagagcttgttcctctgctgccatgattagtgcctctgtacTGTCGTTCAGTCCAGCTTTTTCCAGGTACTgctaggatttctggatgtcagccattTCCTCTGTCTGCCAACATACATACCGTGCAGAGGCCAAttcttccatgatggttcctcctcttcctcctctttctgggatctctctctctctctctctctccatatatatacatagattATATGCATATTCCTTTATAATGCTAGGGAAAAGACTAACACATTCATAATCTCTGATGATCACAAAACAGTGTAGCAGTCATTCAATAATAATGTTGTTTTTCAACTTCTAACTCTAAAGCACCAGTAGAATATATCATGGTAGAGGCATAAACAACTGTACTGAGTAAATGTAACATCTGCTTCAATATTAATTTCCAGATTCTATCACCTGTGTGAGATGTCTCCCTGAGTTTTGGTCAAATGAAAGAAGAGATGCCTGTATAAAGAAGGAAGCAGTGTTTCTGTCATATGAAGACATTATGGGTGCACTGCTCACTGCAGCATCTTTATTCGGAGCATGCATGACGATTGGTGTGATACTAATTTTCGTCAAGTACAGGAAAACTCCTATCGTCAGGGCAAACAACTCTGAACTGAGCTTCCTGCTGCTCTTCTCCTTAATTCTGTGCTTCCTGTGTTCTCTGACCTTCATTGGTCAGCCATCTGATTGGTCCTGTATGCTCCGTCATGTATCATTTGGCATCACCTTTGTCCTCTGTATCTCTTGTCTTCTGGGAAAAACTATGGTTGTTTTAATGGCTTTCAGAGCTACACGTCCAGGTAGTAATGTTAAAAAATGGTTTGGGCAGACACAGCAGAGACTCTGTGTTACGGCATTCACGCTTATACAAGTTAACATATGTATCATTTGGTTAACAACTTCTCCTCCTTTTCCATTTAAGAATTTTAAGGAAATCAAAGATAAGATCACATTGGAGTGTGCCCTCG
The window above is part of the Pelmatolapia mariae isolate MD_Pm_ZW linkage group LG14, Pm_UMD_F_2, whole genome shotgun sequence genome. Proteins encoded here:
- the LOC134641154 gene encoding extracellular calcium-sensing receptor-like gives rise to the protein MNPCISLLYILLLVASASYAEEPVCRRRGDPENPLLSKNGDIILGGVFSFHASWKDRKDSYMNKPLPLQCISLNFRDLQVVQAMLFAIEEINNSTDLLPGISVGYKIYDDCGSDARSAGVTLALANGNEIVSVPSKTPCTRPAHVQAIIGATSSSTTIAVSTVIGPFFIPVISYFATCACLSDKTKYPSFLRTIPSDYYQSRALAHLVKYFGWTWVGAIRTNSDYGNNGMATFTETAQQLGICLEYSVSFFRTDPYVKIQRIIDIIKASTSKVIVTFLARADFHVLLREFSYHNLSGYQWIGSETWIFDSRTAEMDTHHILDGAIGLSIPKAHVTGLREFILNEKPLNSSNNELFTEFWETLFSCKFKELSSDIQKECTGHEDVTGVQNSFIDMSLMPLFNNVYKGVYAVAHALHNILSCNKTCNRNVQLDPFTVLQHIRKIHFTTKEGDEVHFNENGDPAAKYEIINWQPKENGVVEFVTVGLHNPSLVAEKQLNLQNKSLIWARNSKQVPVSVCSEKCPPGTRKVLQKGRPVCCYDCIRCAEGEISNVTDSITCVRCLPEFWSNERRDACIKKEAVFLSYEDIMGALLTAASLFGACMTIGVILIFVKYRKTPIVRANNSELSFLLLFSLILCFLCSLTFIGQPSDWSCMLRHVSFGITFVLCISCLLGKTMVVLMAFRATRPGSNVKKWFGQTQQRLCVTAFTLIQVNICIIWLTTSPPFPFKNFKEIKDKITLECALGSAIGFWAVLGYIGLLAILCFIFAFLARKLPDNFNEAKFITFSMLIFCAVWITFIPAYISSPGKFSVAVEIFAILASSFGLLICIFIPKCYIILMKPEKNTKKYMMGKKAPNSL